One Priestia aryabhattai DNA segment encodes these proteins:
- a CDS encoding LuxE/PaaK family acyltransferase — MKQQQEIIESTLQFIQNQLSSEDDFNEQALQIFSYQYQHNLPYRTFCMQKGKTPRMVKTWRDIPAVPINAFKEVTLSCADPNEAAAVFMTSGTTKGIKGKHYHPILHIYNRSMTLNFKQRFMKDTEKIRMGVLFPTAKELPNSSLAHYLALGMKEFGTEDSHYLINDNGVDMDRLLEELSHSEETGEPYALVGASFSFVHMLEKLEGMGKTFSLPKGSKILDTGGFKNQSKELDLDEFYQLLSSILGVDRAECINMYGITELSTQFYDNGNTNVPSVKSGPHWIRTRVINPLTGEEVSKGERGVLVHCDLANFNSVTTILTEDVGIEVDCGFLLLGRVEGTQAKGCSIAVEEFLKATKEFPK; from the coding sequence ATGAAACAGCAACAAGAAATTATTGAAAGTACGCTTCAATTTATACAAAATCAACTTTCTTCAGAAGATGATTTCAATGAACAAGCCTTACAAATATTCTCATATCAATATCAACATAATCTTCCATATCGGACGTTTTGTATGCAAAAAGGGAAAACGCCAAGAATGGTCAAAACATGGAGGGATATTCCGGCAGTTCCCATTAACGCTTTTAAAGAAGTTACATTGAGTTGTGCTGATCCTAATGAAGCAGCAGCTGTTTTTATGACAAGTGGTACTACGAAAGGAATTAAGGGTAAGCATTATCACCCGATTTTACATATATATAATCGATCAATGACTTTAAATTTTAAACAAAGGTTTATGAAGGACACAGAGAAAATACGTATGGGAGTTCTCTTTCCCACAGCAAAAGAACTGCCGAACTCTTCATTAGCTCACTATTTAGCTTTAGGAATGAAGGAGTTTGGTACTGAAGATAGTCACTATCTAATAAATGATAACGGAGTTGACATGGATCGTTTGCTAGAAGAATTAAGTCACTCTGAAGAAACTGGGGAGCCGTATGCTCTTGTAGGAGCAAGCTTTAGCTTCGTACACATGTTAGAAAAACTGGAAGGCATGGGAAAAACGTTTTCTTTACCAAAAGGAAGCAAAATCCTAGATACAGGAGGATTTAAAAATCAATCAAAGGAATTGGATTTGGATGAGTTCTATCAGTTACTCTCCTCCATTTTAGGAGTAGATCGTGCTGAGTGTATTAATATGTACGGAATTACCGAATTAAGCACACAATTTTACGACAATGGAAATACAAATGTTCCATCTGTTAAATCAGGACCACATTGGATACGAACAAGAGTTATAAATCCATTAACAGGCGAGGAGGTATCCAAGGGTGAGCGTGGAGTACTTGTACATTGTGATCTTGCAAACTTTAACTCGGTAACGACAATTTTGACAGAAGATGTGGGAATTGAGGTCGACTGTGGTTTCCTTTTATTAGGAAGAGTGGAAGGCACTCAAGCCAAAGGATGCTCGATTGCTGTAGAGGAATTTTTAAAGGCAACAAAGGAATTTCCAAAATGA
- a CDS encoding cupin domain-containing protein, with translation MKISKKGAEHYIWGDKCDGWRLVNQNDLSVIHERMPPNTSEVRHYHTKSRQFFFVLIGTATLEIDGKLENIAPLEGVEVPPHVPHQMMNRSNEDVEFLVISQPTTKEDRIPV, from the coding sequence ATGAAAATTAGTAAAAAAGGTGCAGAACATTATATATGGGGAGACAAATGTGATGGATGGCGTTTAGTAAATCAAAATGATTTAAGTGTTATTCACGAACGTATGCCACCTAATACCTCTGAAGTACGTCATTATCATACAAAATCCCGGCAATTTTTCTTTGTATTAATCGGCACTGCTACTCTAGAGATAGATGGGAAATTAGAAAATATAGCACCCCTTGAAGGTGTAGAAGTTCCTCCTCATGTCCCTCATCAAATGATGAACCGATCTAATGAAGACGTTGAATTTCTTGTTATTTCTCAACCAACAACCAAAGAAGATAGAATACCAGTTTAA